The following proteins come from a genomic window of Pichia kudriavzevii chromosome 1, complete sequence:
- a CDS encoding uncharacterized protein (PKUD0A01520; similar to Saccharomyces cerevisiae YEL053C (MAK10); ancestral locus Anc_5.521), which produces MSELVPPLEDLDINRKRQDFVDITDKFFELTNEIQYSHIVKSKEFPLLHGTHALEILNPRLDTFLLEEVIYDISDSANELTLEETTAIIGNLLKSLTSWMGQNVSIPNSILSCEYISQILEIYTKDISLERVLTKFKSGSLNEIIIKFSILLISTVRFILALAMKSQIYEEEDLNTSTMNLNWLYELSPNEIIKHSLVSPKTWKSIQENVEENDDIKTKHISLLKNAFTILQSINSLESIYQWDINLFHLKSSHDLTSKLGNKLTQLENVVEKLNEFESIDIDGIHVPRNCFNANSQIKFDNQAPPKVLPVVSSSWSDCTLNLIQLFNDCSDVLKTVQASNSLEFMEWLKYLENKRNNNDANEINGLHIFSRVLFFSFINSNNQQQEQDFVFRDKNLRFKDLFYSYMKELLLDGSKIDLEFQKRIKNVDAMQQIEYYLETVSLLFKESLFLPTLNPSRQRQFKCKELRYWNMRQVETGQLEDYFRQIHFYTPSERYYPLTSVIIFFKLKCILEVILKSIELNLFKDIREYVSVYYQVIVLVYHLNHHLDNMLGIANKSKKSKLSLYLLYLKNEYNMIYQLSILKAKGYELMTYLGFYYLPKNLIHQLSNREDLLYNLQWRQFNNITDPEMLSYQDFKSRLQVNEKVYQNDFANYIESLNGEAKLLVGEFNKSFKFLNILLDKLDWFHELKSIKRLEFENLHGEIHKTKTDIENLIRFAKSSESIAGHTIKISKLGRHCYFPGFEIIEKTNN; this is translated from the coding sequence ATGTCTGAATTGGTGCCACCATTAgaagatttggatattAATCGCAAGAGACAAGATTTTGTGGACATCACAGACAAGTTTTTCGAACTTACCAATGAAATACAATACTCACACATTGTCAAATCAAAAGAGTTTCCACTTTTGCACGGAACCCATGCCTTGGAAATATTGAATCCCAGGCTTGACACTTTTCTTTTAGAGGAAGTCATTTACGATATTTCAGATAGTGCGAATGAATTGACGTTGGAGGAAACCACCGCAATTATAGGTAATCTTTTGAAGTCACTAACATCATGGATGGGACAGAACGTCAGCATTCCAAATAGTATCTTGTCTTGTGAATATATCTCCCAGATTCTTGAGATTTATACCAAGGATATATCATTAGAAAGGGTATTGACAAAGTTCAAAAGTGGCTCATTAAATGAAATTATCATCAAGTTCTCGATACTCTTGATCTCAACCGTTAGGTTTATACTTGCATTGGCCATGAAGTCTCAAATTTATGAGGAGGAAGATTTGAATACCAGTACAATGAACTTAAATTGGCTATACGAGCTATCTCCTAATGAGATTATTAAGCACAGCTTGGTTTCTCCTAAAACGTGGAAATCGATTCAAGAGAACgtggaagaaaatgatgatatcaAAACTAAACATATAtctttattgaagaatgcGTTTACGATTTTGCAATCCATAAATAGCCTAGAATCAATCTATCAGTGGGATATCAACTTATTTCATCTCAAGAGCTCGCATGATTTGACTTCAAAATTGGGCAACAAACTAACACAGTTGGAAAATgttgttgagaaattaaatgaatttgaatcGATTGATATTGACGGGATACATGTACCAAGGAATTGTTTTAACGCAAACTCTCAGATTAAATTCGATAATCAGGCACCACCAAAAGTATTGCCAGTTGTTTCTTCTAGTTGGAGTGATTGTACGCTGAATCTTATCCAACTTTTCAACGATTGCTctgatgttttgaaaacagTCCAAGCATCGAATTCCTTGGAATTCATGGAATGGCTTAAATaccttgaaaataaacGGAATAACAACGATGCTAATGAAATTAATGGATtacatattttttcaagggttctatttttttcattcatAAATAGCAACAACCAGCAACAAGAGCAAGACTTTGTTTTTCGAGATAAGAATCTCAGATTCAAAGACCTTTTTTATTCCTATATGAAGGAACTATTACTTGATGGTTCGAAAATTGATTTAGAGTTTCAGAAAAGGATTAAGAATGTAGATGCAATGCAACAGATCGAATATTATCTGGAAACTGTTTCATTGCTATTCAAGGAGTCGCTATTTTTACCTACTTTGAACCCATCAAGGCAAAGGCAGTTTAAATGCAAAGAGTTGAGATACTGGAATATGAGGCAAGTTGAAACGGGTCAGCTAGAAGATTATTTCAGGCAAATTCATTTTTACACTCCCAGCGAGAGATACTACCCTTTAACGTCTGTCattatcttcttcaagttaAAGTGTATACTTGAAGTTATCCTCAAAAGTATTGAGTTGAActtattcaaagatatcagaGAATATGTTTCTGTTTATTACCAAGTTATTGTTTTGGTATATCATCTAAATCATCACCTTGATAATATGTTGGGCATTGCTAACAAATCTAAGAAATCCAAACTCTCACTTTATTTATTGTACCTGAAGAATGAGTACAACATGATCTACCAATTATCTATCCTAAAGGCTAAAGGTTATGAATTAATGACTTATCTTGGATTTTATTATTTACCAAAAAACTTGATCCATCAATTATCAAATAGAGAAGACTTGCTATATAACCTCCAATGGAGACAATTTAACAATATAACCGATCCAGAGATGCTGAGTTATCAAGATTTTAAATCCAGGCTACAAGTAAATGAGaaagtttatcaaaatgattttgCGAACTACATTGAAAGCCTAAACGGTGAAGCAAAACTTTTAGTAGGtgaattcaacaaatctttCAAGTTCCTCAATATTTTGTTGGACAAGCTAGACTGGTTTCATGAGCTGAAATCTATAAAAAGACTAGAATTTGAGAATCTACATGGAGAAATTcacaaaacaaaaacggATATCGAAAACCTTATCAGATTTGCAAAGTCCAGTGAGAGTATTGCTGGCCACACTATTAAAATCAGCAAACTGGGCAGACACTGCTACTTCCCCGG
- a CDS encoding uncharacterized protein (PKUD0A01530; similar to Saccharomyces cerevisiae YDR298C (ATP5); ancestral locus Anc_5.315) — MASRQFVRSLATAASSVKPPVQLFGLDGTYATALYTAAAKDSSIDQVYQSVEKLNKAIEGDAKLANILANPALSAGSRAEVISTVSSTLRLDKSVTNLLTILSENNRLGLFQAIAKQFSVLNAAHNGVVEATVVSAKPLDNKTIQRLQKAIAGSKFVGAGKSLKIYNEVKPEILGGLIVEVGDNSVDLSVSAKVSKLNKVLTESI, encoded by the coding sequence ATGGCTTCCCGTCAATTCGTTAGATCCCTTGCTACTGCTGCTTCCTCCGTCAAGCCTCCTGTCCAACTTTTCGGCTTAGATGGTACCTACGCAACTGCATTATACACTGCAGCTGCAAAGGATTCCTCCATTGACCAAGTTTACCAATCTGTTGAGAAGTTAAACAAGGCTATCGAAGGTGATGCCAAGCTTGCAAACATCTTAGCAAACCCAGCTTTATCTGCAGGTTCCAGAGCCGAAGTTATTTCTACCGTCTCTTCAACTCTAAGATTAGATAAGTCTGTTACCAACTTGTTGACCATTTTATCTGAAAACAACAGATTGGGATTATTCCAAGCTATTGCAAAGCAATTTTCCGTTTTGAATGCTGCACACAATGGTGTCGTTGAAGCTACTGTTGTCTCTGCTAAGCCATTGGACAACAAGACTATCCAAAGACTACAAAAAGCAATTGCAGGTTCTAAATTCGTTGGTGCTGGTAAGAGCTTAAAGATCTACAACGAAGTTAAGCCAGAGATTTTGGGCGGCTTAATTGTCGAAGTTGGTGACAACTCCGTCGATTTATCTGTCTCTGCAAAAGTCTCCAAGTTAAACAAGGTCTTAACCGAATCCATCTaa
- a CDS encoding uncharacterized protein (PKUD0A01540; similar to Saccharomyces cerevisiae YEL050C (RML2); ancestral locus Anc_5.516) encodes MFKGTISRALFTNTYPGSLNRLVVSRFASTVPPSSSSTTSATSLHNELTALEKQDELNRKQVELAKEKVQMKKVKPTSPGLRWWRKPIYPYLWKGKPYKPLTVTRVAKSGRNNTGRIVVRHQGGGVQRRIRIVDYERKTPGPQTVVRIEYDPNRTSHIALLKHNETGEHSYIIACEGLRPGDQVESFLAGIPKRFIEEMGGKIDPALLSVKISGKGNCLPISMITIGTIVHNIGEHQKGPAKYCRAAGAYGRIVSKLPEENRAIVQLQSGEQRYVHLEACATLGVASNSAHHNESLGKAGRNRHKGIRPTVRGVAMNTCDHPLGGGRGKSKSNKPSMSPWGVLAKGGFKTRKGKHENKNKFKDRPRGAANK; translated from the coding sequence ATGTTCAAGGGCACTATTTCTAGAGCGCTCTTTACAAACACATACCCCGGCAGTTTGAACCGGCTTGTGGTAAGCAGATTTGCATCCACTGTACCACCTTCCTCCTCATCTACAACAAGTGCAACCTCCTTACATAATGAATTGACTGCTTTGGAGAAGCAAGACGAGTTAAATAGAAAACAAGTTGAGTTGGCAAAGGAGAAGGttcagatgaagaaggtaAAACCTACTTCTCCTGGTTTAAGATGGTGGAGGAAACCTATTTATCCGTATCTATGGAAGGGGAAACCATACAAACCATTAACTGTGACTAGGGTTGCCAAGTCAGGTAGAAACAACACAGGTAGAATTGTCGTTAGACACCAAGGTGGTGgtgttcaaagaagaatcaGAATTGTTGATTACGAGAGAAAGACTCCAGGTCCTCAAACCGTTGTTAGAATCGAATACGACCCAAACAGAACATCCCATATTGcacttttgaaacataACGAAACCGGCGAACACTCTTACATCATTGCATGTGAAGGTTTAAGACCAGGCGATCAAGTTGAATCGTTCCTTGCTGGTATTCCAAAGAGATTTATCGAGGAAATGGGTGGTAAAATTGATCCTGCTTTATTGTCCGTTAAGATTTCAGGCAAGGGTAACTGTTTaccaatttcaatgatCACAATTGGTACAATTGTCCATAATATTGGCGAGCACCAAAAGGGACCTGCTAAATACTGTAGAGCTGCTGGTGCATATGGACGTATAGTGTCTAAATTGCCAGAGGAAAATAGAGCGATTGTGCAGTTACAAAGCGGTGAACAAAGATATGTTCATTTGGAAGCTTGTGCAACTCTTGGTGTTGCTTCCAATTCTGCCCATCACAACGAATCCCTTGGTAAGGCCGGCAGAAACAGACATAAGGGTATCAGACCTACTGTTAGAGGTGTGGCCATGAATACCTGTGACCATCCTTTGGGTGGTGGTAGAGGTAAATCCAAGTCCAACAAGCCTTCCATGTCTCCATGGGGTGTCCTAGCGAAAGGTGGGTTTAAGACCAGAAAGGGTAAGcatgaaaacaaaaacaagttCAAAGACAGACCAAGAGGTGCTGCTAATAAATGA
- a CDS encoding uncharacterized protein (PKUD0A01550; similar to Saccharomyces cerevisiae YBR084W (MIS1); ancestral locus Anc_3.311) has translation MLRQVTRRSSLRLATKVNGFSRTYRNFSTSSTLLDATIISGKQLAQKIRAQTFEQIGLQKQKYPEFQPKLTIIQVGDRSDSSTYVRMKAKASKEADIDCEVIKLPEDVDEFTILHTISKLNDDSKVNGILVQLPLPKHLDEDKIVNSVSSIKDVDGFDTFNVGELSKKNGNPHYIPCTPNGCIRLIKETGVDLKGKNAVVIGRSDIVGSPVSALLRREDCTVTTCHSKTENVKDLISRADIVIAALGHPSFVKGDWIKEGAIVIDVGINYVEDSTKKNGYKVVGDVDFESVKEKARFLTPVPGGVGPMTIAMLIENVFNAASKQLAKNQEPLKINPLKLKTLNPVPSDIDISRAQIPKLINQVAKELGIKNKDFENYGHYKGKVSLDVYEDLKDKRDNGNYVLVAGITPTPLGEGKSTTTMGIVQALGAHLNIPAIANVRQPSMGPTFGVKGGAAGGGYAQVIPMDEFNLHLTGDIHSISIANNLLAAAIDTRMFHESTQKDEPFYKRLVPRKNGVRKFTPSMLKRLRKLGIDKTDPDSLTSEEISRFAKLNIDPKSITIKRVVDVNDRFLRGITIGQAPTEKGFTRETGFDITVASEIMAILALSKDLKDLRERVGKMVIGLNVDGEPITCEDICCAGAITALLKDTIKPNLMQTLEGTPVFVHAGPFANISIGASSVIADRLALKLVGKPRKSSDDFKKGFVVTEAGFDFTMGGERFYNIKCRSSGLKPNVVVLVATTRALKLHGGASDVKPGQVLPTEYVTENIEFVRNGASSNLRKQIENAKSYGAPVVVAINKFATDTEKEIETIREEAIKAGAFDAVESDHWSQGGKGAIKLAEAIVRATEERPLKESQPPNYLYSLDGSLEDRLRTIATKMYGAKDIELSELAKKQIEEYESQGFGKLPVCIAKTQYSLSHDPTLKGVPKDFIFPIREVRISAGAGYLYALAAKIMTIPGLSTYAGFMNVEVNEDGEIDGLF, from the coding sequence ATGCTTAGACAAGTTACCAGAAGGTCGAGTTTGAGACTGGCTACGAAAGTCAATGGATTTTCTCGTACATATAGAAACTTTTCTACTTCCTCAACTTTATTAGATGCAACAATTATATCAGGAAAACAACTAGCACAGAAAATAAGAGCCCAAACTTTTGAGCAGATTGGATTGCAGAAGCAAAAGTATCCGGAATTCCAACCCAAATTGACTATTATCCAGGTTGGTGATAGATCTGACTCCTCTACTTACGTTCGTATGAAGGCTAAGGCATCCAAGGAGGCAGATATTGATTGCGAAGTTATTAAATTACCTGAAGATGTCGATGAATTTACCATCTTACACACCATATCTAAGTTGAACGACGACTCAAAGGTCAATGGTATTTTGGTCCAGCTACCATTGCCTAAGCACCTTGATGAAGACAAGATAGTCAATTCTGTTTCATCGATCAAAGATGTCGATGGTTTTGATACTTTCAATGTTGGTGAATTGTCAAAGAAGAATGGTAACCCACATTACATACCTTGTACACCAAATGGATGTATTAGATTAATTAAGGAAACAGGTGTTGACTTAAAAGGTAAGAATGCAGTAGTTATTGGTAGGTCTGATATTGTTGGATCTCCAGTTTCTGCTTTATTGAGAAGAGAAGATTGTACAGTTACTACATGCCATTctaaaactgaaaatgtCAAGGACCTAATTTCTAGGGCAGatattgttattgctgCACTTGGCCATCCTAGTTTTGTTAAAGGTGATTGGATCAAGGAAGGTGCAATTGTTATTGACGTTGGTATTAATTATGTCGAagattcaacaaagaaaaacggCTACAAGGTTGTAGGTGACGTTGACTTTGAGAGTGTTAAGGAAAAGGCCAGGTTTTTAACACCTGTTCCTGGCGGTGTTGGACCAATGACTATTGCAATGTTAATTGAGAATGTCTTCAATGCTGCAAGTAAACAGTTGGCGAAAAACCAAGAACCATTAAAGATCAAtcctttgaaattgaaaacattaaaTCCTGTTCCTTCGGATATTGATATTTCAAGAGCTCAAATCCCAAAACTGATCAACCAAGTTGCTAAAGAATTGGGCATCAAGaataaagattttgaaaactatgGCCATTATAAAGGTAAAGTATCTCTTGATGTTTATGAAGATCTAAAAGATAAACGTGATAACGGTAACTATGTTTTAGTTGCAGGTATCACTCCAACACCTTTAGGTGAAGGCAAATCAACTACCACTATGGGTATAGTCCAAGCCTTAGGTGCACACTTGAACATTCCTGCTATTGCAAACGTTAGACAACCATCAATGGGGCCAACTTTTGGTGTTAAAGGTGGTGCAGCCGGTGGTGGTTATGCACAAGTCATTCCAATGGATGAGTTCAATTTGCATTTAACTGGTGATATTCATTCTATTTCCATCGCAAATAATTTGCTAGCTGCTGCAATAGATACAAGGATGTTCCATGAGTCAACTCAAAAAGATGAACCTTTCTATAAGAGATTGGTCCCAAGAAAAAACGGAGTCCGTAAGTTTACCCCATCAATGCTGAAGAGATTAAGAAAGTTGGGTATTGATAAAACTGATCCTGACTCTCTCACCAGCGAGGAGATTTCGAGATTCGCCAAATTAAACATTGATCCAAAGTCTATCACTATCAAGAGAGTTGTTGATGTAAATGACCGTTTCCTAAGGGGCATCACTATTGGTCAGGCCCCAACTGAGAAAGGTTTCACCCGTGAAACAGGGTTTGATATTACTGTTGCATCTGAAATTATGGCAATATTGGCATTGtccaaagatttgaaggatttgaGAGAGAGAGTCGGAAAGATGGTCATTGGGCTAAACGTAGATGGCGAACCAATCACCTGTGAAGATATCTGCTGTGCAGGTGCCATCACTGCCTTATTGAAGGACACCATCAAGCCTAACCTAATGCAAACCTTAGAAGGTACCCCAGTGTTTGTTCATGCAGGGCCTTTTGCAAACATTTCTATTGGTGCGTCGTCAGTCATTGCAGACAGATTAGCTTTAAAACTAGTTGGTAAACCAAGGAAATCCAGtgatgatttcaagaaaGGTTTTGTTGTTACCGAAGCAGGGTTTGATTTCACCATGGGTGGTGAAAGATTCTACAATATCAAATGTAGATCATCGGGATTGAAACCAAACGTTGTTGTCTTAGTTGCGACTACCAGGGCTTTGAAGTTGCATGGTGGTGCAAGCGACGTCAAACCTGGTCAAGTATTGCCAACAGAATACGTCActgaaaacattgaatttgttaGGAATGGTGCATCATCCAACTtaagaaaacaaattgaaaatgccaaAAGTTATGGGGCTCcagttgttgttgcaattAACAAATTTGCTACCGACACCGAGAAGGAAATTGAGACCATTAGAGAAGAAGCCATCAAGGCTGGTGCATTTGATGCTGTTGAGTCAGACCATTGGTCACAAGGTGGTAAGGGTGCAATCAAGTTAGCTGAGGCAATTGTACGTGCTACCGAGGAAAGACCGTTGAAAGAAAGTCAACCTCCTAACTATCTTTATTCATTAGATGGTTCGTTAGAAGATAGACTAAGAACAATTGCCACCAAGATGTATGGAGCAAAGGATATTGAACTATCTGAGTTGGCCAAGAAACAGATTGAAGAGTATGAGAGTCAAGGTTTTGGCAAGCTGCCTGTTTGTATTGCAAAGACGCAATATTCTCTCTCCCATGATCCAACATTGAAAGGTGTTCCAAAGGATTTCATTTTCCCAATCAGAGAAGTTAGAATAAGTGCAGGAGCAGGATATTTATATGCACTAGCTGCAAAGATCATGACAATTCCAGGTCTATCAACTTATGCCGGATTTATGAATGTTGAAGTCAACGAAGATGGTGAGATTGATGGattgttttag
- a CDS encoding uncharacterized protein (PKUD0A01560; similar to Saccharomyces cerevisiae YGR087C (PDC6)) — MTDKISLGTYLFEKLKEAGSYSIFGVPGDFNLALLDHVKEVEGIRWVGNANELNAGYEADGYARINGFASLITTFGVGELSAVNAIAGSYAEHVPLIHIVGMPSLSAMKNNLLLHHTLGDTRFDNFTEMSKKISAKVEIVYDLESAPKLINNLIETAYHTKRPVYLGLPSNFADELVPAALVKENKLHLEEPLNNPVAEEEFIHNVVEMVKKAEKPIILVDACAARHNISKEVRELAKLTKFPVFTTPMGKSTVDEDDEEFFGLYLGSLSAPDVKDIVGPTDCILSLGGLPSDFNTGSFSYGYTTKNVVEFHSNYCKFKSATYENLMMKGAVQRLISELKNIKYSNVSTLSPPKSKFAYESAKVAPEGIITQDYLWKRLSYFLKPRDIIVTETGTSSFGVLATHLPRDSKSISQVLWGSIGFSLPAAVGAAFAAEDAHKQTGEQERRTVLFIGDGSLQLTVQSISDAARWNIKPYIFILNNRGYTIEKLIHGRHEDYNQIQPWDHQLLLKLFADKTQYENHVVKSAKDLDALMKDEAFNKEDKIRVIELFLDEFDAPEILVAQAKLSDEINSKAA; from the coding sequence atGACTGACAAAATCTCCCTAGGTACTTATCTGTTTGAAAAGTTAAAGGAAGCAGGCTCTTATTCCATCTTTGGTGTTCCtggtgatttcaatttggcATTGTTGGACCACGTCAAGGAAGTTGAAGGCATTAGATGGGTCGGTAACGCTAACGAGTTGAATGCCGGCTACGAAGCTGATGGTTATGCAAGAATCAATGGATTTGCATCCCTAATCACCACCTTTGGTGTCGGTGAATTGTCTGCCGTCAATGCCATTGCAGGTTCTTATGCTGAACACGTCCCATTGATCCATATTGTTGGTATGCCTTCCTTGTCTGCTATGAAGAACAACTTGTTGTTACACCATACCTTGGGTGACACAAGATTCGACAACTTCACCGAAatgtcaaagaaaatcagtGCAAAGGTTGAGATTGTTTACGATTTGGAATCAGCTCCAAAATTAATTAATAACTTGATTGAAACCGCTTATCACACAAAGAGACCAGTCTACTTGGGACTTCCTTCCAACTTTGCTGATGAATTGGTTCCAGCGGCATTAGTTAAGGAAAACAAGTTACATTTAGAAGAACCTCTAAACAACCCTGttgctgaagaagaattcATTCATAACGTTGTTGAAATGGTCAAGAAGGCAGAAAAACCAATCATTCTCGTTGACGCTTGTGCTGCAAGACATAACATTTCTAAGGAAGTGAGAGAGTTGGCTAAATTGACTAAATTCCCTGTCTTCACCACCCCAATGGGTAAATCTactgttgatgaagatgatgaagaattctTTGGCTTATACTTGGGTTCTCTATCTGCTCCAGATGTTAAGGACATTGTTGGCCCAACCGATTGTATCTTATCCTTAGGTGGTTTACCTTCTGATTTCAACACCGGTTCCTTCTCATATGGTTACACTACTAAGAATGTCGTTGAATTCCATTCCAACTACTGTAAATTCAAATCTGCAACTTATGAAAACTTGATGATGAAGGGCGCAGTCCAAAGATTGATCAGcgaattgaagaatattaAGTATTCCAATGTCTCAACTTTATCTCCACCAAAATCTAAATTTGCTTACGAATCTGCAAAGGTTGCTCCAGAAGGTATCATCACTCAAGATTACCTGTGGAAGAGATTATCTTACTTCTTAAAGCCAAGAGATATCATTGTCACTGAAACTGGTACTTCCTCCTTTGGTGTCTTGGCTACCCACTTACCAAGAGATTCAAAGTCTATCTCCCAAGTCTTATGGGGTTCCATTGGTTTCTCCTTACCAGCTGCAGTTGGTGCTGCATTTGCTGCTGAAGATGCACACAAACAAACTGGCGaacaagaaagaagaactGTTTTGTTTATTGGTGATGGTTCTTTACAATTGACTGTCCAATCAATCTCAGATGCTGCAAGATGGAACATCAAGCCATACATCTTCATCTTAAACAACAGAGGTTACACTATCGAAAAGTTGATCCACGGTCGTCATGAGGACTACAACCAAATTCAACCATGGGATCACCAATTGTTATTGAAGCTCTTTGCTGACAAGACCCAATATGAAAACCATGTTGTTAAATCCGCTAAAGACTTGGACGCTTTGATGAAGGATGAAGCATTCAACAAGGAAGATAAGATTAGAGTCATTGAATTATTCTTGGATGAATTCGATGCTCCAGAAATCTTGGTTGCTCAAGCTAAATTATCTGATGAAATCAACTCTAAAGCCGCTTAA